The following nucleotide sequence is from Bacillaceae bacterium S4-13-56.
TGTTCAATCAGGGGAGGTGAATTTCCAATTAATGTATCATAGTCTTCCTGACGAATTTCCACGCTGTCATCAGCGACTAAACGATGTCCTCGTTTCACGAGTTCAAGAGCTGTTTCACTTTTACCAACCCCACTTTGTCCTGTGATTAAAACACCTACACCATAGATGTCCACAAGCACACCATGAATAGCTGTGAACGGGGCGAATTTTGATTCCAGAAAATTAGTTAAACGACTAATTACTCGAGTAGTTTTATGGGGAGACCGCATGAGAGGCACTCCTGCATCCTTTGCTGCCGCATAAATAGCATTAGGAATGTCCAAATTTCTTGTGACTACAATGCCCGGAGTAATATCTGTACAAAGTCGTACGGCACGATCTTTTTGTTCTTCATCTGTTAGCTCTGAGAAAAACGAAATCTCTGTTTTCCCTAAAAGTTGCAAACGATTGGCAGGATAATATTTAAAGTAACCTGCTATTTCCATTCCAGGCCTCGAGATGTCGCTTGTCACGATTTCCCGATGAATTCCATCCTCACCGGTTACTAGCTCAAGAGAAAATCGATCTAATAAATCTTTTGTTTGAACTTTGGCCATCATGGTTCCTCCTTAAATTCACTGATTCCTATTTTAGCATTAAATCCTAACAGATAGAAATAGTTTTGGACTCTTATGTTATTTTCACCACAGGTAGGAGGAGGTGAAACATATTTGTTGCAGCTTTTGGATGAGAAATGGGCTTCATGCAGACGATGAAGCATATTTCTCCCACTTCTGGTGTAGAAATGGTCTTCATACCAGCTATGGCTCTTGATAGAGAAATGGTCTTCACTGGTAGAATGGTCATCAAGTTATTTAAATCAAAAAGAAAAGCTAGGCCCCAACCTGAGCTTAGCTTTTTCTTAAATCTTTAAATAGGGCATTAAGCAATAAATTTAGTATGGATATGATGATGGCCGCTATGATGGCTGTGCCAAATCCATCAACGACGAAAGAAGTCCCTAATAGCATCTCGGTTATCGTTAAAGTAATAGCATTAATGATGAATAGGAACAAACCTAGTGATAAAACGGTAATTGGAAGTGTTAAAATCACTAAAATCGGTTTAACAATGACATTTAAAATTGACAATATCAAGCTGGCTAATAGAGCAGTTCCGAATCCATCAATATGAATAGCATCAAAAAGCTGCCCTACCGCAATTAATGCAACACTATTAATTATTAAACTTAAGATCCACCTTCTCAATCCTTACACCTCACTATCTTTGGGAATGATAAACATAGCAACTAAATAAACAATCGCCAAAGGGAAAAAGGCAGTGAATACTAAAAGTACGATGTAAATTAGTCTTAGTATGGTAACGTCCATTCCAATATACTCCGCCAATCCCCCAATTACACCACCAATCATTCGATTCGATCTAGAACGATACATCTTTTTAGACATAACTCTTACCTCCTTACGAATTGGATTGAATTTGAATAGATCCTGTCTTGGATTCTGCATCAATATGAAGGGTACTTTCCTGTTCCTTTTGTGCTTCCACATGAAGATATTTTCCAAGCACATCCTTGCGCTCTTCAATCACATGGTAATCGTCTAAATTACAGGACGTGTTTCCAAGGGCTGTTTTTAACTCCGCGTGAATTTGAACATGTCTAGGGAGCGTTAAATTTATATTCCCTGATGTGTTACGGAAAAATCCAGCACGTGGAAGGCCATCCTTCCATTGACAGTCAATGCTACCATTCACTGTCTGAACATCAACCTTACTAAAAGCTCCTACTAATTGTATTTTCCCATTGATACTTTCCACATCACACTCGTTCAGAGAAACATCCTCAAGCAGAATGTTCCCATTAGATGTTTCAACCTCAAGTTCTTCTGCTTTTAACTGTTCCACACGAATTTTTCCATTAGCTGTTTTCAAGGTCACTTTTCCAATATCCATAGATTTTGTTTGAATCGTTCCGTTGAATAAACGAGCAACTAATTTTTCATAGGAGTGCTTTGGAAAATACAGTTTCACATCGGACTTTACTTTTTTAGAATCACTTGAGAAATGAAAAAGCCCTTCCCTGACAGAAGCATCCACATGGTCTAAGAAAAACTCTTTGGCATGCTCCTTACTCTTTGCATGATAAACCTTAGCTTTACATTCAACTCGAACGTCAGGGTCATCCCATAACTCAATTTGCAAATCCCCATTTGATAGATCAATAATAACATCCTCGAAATTCTCGCCTCTTAATTGAAAAATATGAGAAACCTCTTCATATGCTCCAAAGTTCAAATCTAAATCAACTTTTTTGATTTTTTCTATAGTTTCATCAATGAATTCAAAAATTTTCTGTCTTAAGCTTGTGTTACTTTCTCCTTGCTCGAGCCTTTCTTGCTCATTTTCCCAATCGACATTAGTTGAAATTTCAAACGTTTTCTCCTTTGGCTTTTCCAACTTTTCTAATAAAGCGAGCCCTTCCTCAGCAGACAAAACCCCATCTTCCACGAGCTTTAAAATACGTTTTTTCTCCTCACTCATTTTTACTCCTCCTCATTGCACCTATCTATCATACGAATCTGTTACTTCTGACGTTTCATATAATATTAGGTTACCCGATTTACAAAGGAATAAAAAACAACCCCAGAACCATTTTATCTAAGTCTAGGGTCGTAGATGAAAGGAAAAGCGGAATCACGCTTTCTTATTGACGTAAGGAGCTTGAGGCCGAAAGCTACAATGAGTTTCTCCACACGAAGTTAAATATTTGCTTCTTTGAGGAACCAGGTCCCGTAGACGACGCCTCCACACGATGTGGCGGTTTTAGTATACGTTTCTTGTCGGAAACAGGTTCACCAGGATGCGATTCCGTTCGATGTTACAACAAATGTTTTTGGCAGGCCGAGAAACCCCGCGATGTTGCGTTTTTAACCGAACCTCCTTATTCGATGGTGACTCACTGCACTAGATAAGGAAAACGGCTATAGTCGATAGGGTGATGTAGCTAGAAAAAAAGAACTAAAACTTCCAAACATAAAACTCCTCATACCTGAATCGTTCTAAGAGAGCTTGATTGGGCACGTCAGAATTTAATTCCTCGCGAAACTGACTAAGCATCCCTTCTGCCTGCGAACGATGCGCTTCAACGGCTTCCATTTTTTTACTGAAGTATGGTTGAACATCTTGGATGACATCTGGTTTACCCAATGTTTCCAACTTGTTTTTTGTAATTGCCTGAGCCCATACGGTTGGTCTTTTTTCAGTATCCATCATACGAACAGCCTCAATTGCAGCTGCTCCCATGGCATCATGATCTGGATGAACTGCGTGCTCTGGATAATGTGTAATTACAAGACTCGGTTGAATTTTTTCTAAATACCCTTTAATATGGGCTGCAATTTCTTCTCTTTTTTCAAATTCTACCGTTTTATCACGGTATCCCAGCATATGAACATCCATATCAAGTACTTTACATGCATCCATAAGCTCTTTTTTTCGAATCTTTGGCAGGGATTCGCGAGTAGCAAAAAAAGGACTTCCCATATTACGACCCATTTCACCTAATGTTCCACATAAGTATGTTACTGGTACCCCCTCTTGACGAAATTTTGTTATGGTACCTGCTGCCCCAAAGGACTCGTCATCTG
It contains:
- the hprK gene encoding HPr(Ser) kinase/phosphatase; translated protein: MAKVQTKDLLDRFSLELVTGEDGIHREIVTSDISRPGMEIAGYFKYYPANRLQLLGKTEISFFSELTDEEQKDRAVRLCTDITPGIVVTRNLDIPNAIYAAAKDAGVPLMRSPHKTTRVISRLTNFLESKFAPFTAIHGVLVDIYGVGVLITGQSGVGKSETALELVKRGHRLVADDSVEIRQEDYDTLIGNSPPLIEHLLEIRGLGIINVMTLFGAGAVRSHKRITYSIHLELWDQKKQYDRLGLEEETIRIMDVDIPRATIPVRPGRNLAVIIEVAAMNFRLKRMGINAAEEFSERLTQMIEKGNSDLD
- a CDS encoding phage holin family protein: MRRWILSLIINSVALIAVGQLFDAIHIDGFGTALLASLILSILNVIVKPILVILTLPITVLSLGLFLFIINAITLTITEMLLGTSFVVDGFGTAIIAAIIISILNLLLNALFKDLRKS
- a CDS encoding PspC domain-containing protein; the protein is MSKKMYRSRSNRMIGGVIGGLAEYIGMDVTILRLIYIVLLVFTAFFPLAIVYLVAMFIIPKDSEV
- a CDS encoding DUF4097 domain-containing protein, whose amino-acid sequence is MSEEKKRILKLVEDGVLSAEEGLALLEKLEKPKEKTFEISTNVDWENEQERLEQGESNTSLRQKIFEFIDETIEKIKKVDLDLNFGAYEEVSHIFQLRGENFEDVIIDLSNGDLQIELWDDPDVRVECKAKVYHAKSKEHAKEFFLDHVDASVREGLFHFSSDSKKVKSDVKLYFPKHSYEKLVARLFNGTIQTKSMDIGKVTLKTANGKIRVEQLKAEELEVETSNGNILLEDVSLNECDVESINGKIQLVGAFSKVDVQTVNGSIDCQWKDGLPRAGFFRNTSGNINLTLPRHVQIHAELKTALGNTSCNLDDYHVIEERKDVLGKYLHVEAQKEQESTLHIDAESKTGSIQIQSNS
- the bshB2 gene encoding bacillithiol biosynthesis deacetylase BshB2; translation: MEKHVVVIYPHPDDESFGAAGTITKFRQEGVPVTYLCGTLGEMGRNMGSPFFATRESLPKIRKKELMDACKVLDMDVHMLGYRDKTVEFEKREEIAAHIKGYLEKIQPSLVITHYPEHAVHPDHDAMGAAAIEAVRMMDTEKRPTVWAQAITKNKLETLGKPDVIQDVQPYFSKKMEAVEAHRSQAEGMLSQFREELNSDVPNQALLERFRYEEFYVWKF